A part of Myxococcus landrumus genomic DNA contains:
- a CDS encoding DUF4136 domain-containing protein, with the protein MRLHPRLAPLLLAGLFMACASINVSSNYDPSAVQEIDAYKTYAWAPQPEGGDKRVYNPIMGNQVMQAADNVLQGRGYKKVDAGENPDFLIGWHGSVQDKMEAETVNNYYGYPYSPMWDPYWGGPVVAAAPETYVREYEEGTILLDVVDGKSKQLVWRGKAQSEVNGNASAEKQQKKVTQAVDKILERFPPKAGKK; encoded by the coding sequence ATGCGTCTGCATCCGCGGCTCGCGCCCTTGCTGTTGGCGGGGCTCTTCATGGCCTGCGCGAGCATCAACGTCAGCTCCAACTACGACCCCTCGGCCGTGCAGGAGATTGACGCCTACAAGACCTACGCCTGGGCGCCACAGCCCGAAGGCGGCGACAAGCGCGTCTACAACCCCATCATGGGCAACCAGGTGATGCAGGCGGCCGACAACGTGCTGCAGGGGCGCGGCTACAAGAAGGTGGACGCCGGCGAGAACCCCGACTTCCTCATCGGCTGGCACGGCTCGGTCCAGGACAAGATGGAGGCCGAGACGGTCAACAACTACTACGGCTATCCCTACAGCCCCATGTGGGACCCCTACTGGGGTGGCCCCGTCGTCGCCGCGGCTCCGGAGACCTATGTCCGTGAGTACGAAGAGGGCACGATTCTGCTCGACGTCGTGGACGGGAAGTCCAAGCAGCTCGTCTGGCGCGGCAAGGCGCAGTCGGAAGTGAACGGGAACGCGTCGGCGGAGAAGCAGCAGAAGAAGGTCACCCAGGCGGTGGACAAGATTCTGGAGCGCTTCCCGCCCAAGGCCGGGAAGAAATAG
- a CDS encoding glutathione peroxidase has product MRTVHVLTLATALAVTPALASSPPKSQPASEKTSMSLHDLSANRLDGKSAKLSDYQGKVLVIVNTASECGYTPQYAGLEKLYQEYKAKGVEVLGFPSNDFGEQEPGTSAEIAKFCELRFKVTFPMFEKVKTKGDGQSPVYAFLAKKHDAPKWNFHKYVVGKDGQVLAGFPSKVTPESDELRKAIDAALAQK; this is encoded by the coding sequence ATGAGAACCGTCCATGTGCTGACCCTTGCCACCGCGCTCGCCGTCACCCCGGCGCTCGCTTCCTCTCCCCCGAAGTCCCAGCCCGCGAGCGAGAAGACCTCCATGTCCCTGCACGACCTGTCCGCCAACCGCCTTGATGGCAAGTCCGCGAAGCTCTCCGACTACCAGGGCAAGGTCCTGGTCATCGTCAACACCGCGTCGGAGTGTGGATACACGCCGCAGTACGCGGGCCTGGAGAAGCTCTACCAGGAGTACAAGGCCAAGGGCGTCGAGGTGCTGGGCTTCCCCTCCAATGACTTCGGTGAGCAGGAGCCGGGGACCTCGGCGGAGATTGCCAAGTTCTGCGAGCTTCGCTTCAAGGTCACCTTCCCCATGTTCGAGAAGGTGAAGACGAAGGGCGACGGCCAGTCTCCCGTGTATGCCTTCCTGGCGAAGAAGCACGACGCGCCGAAGTGGAACTTCCACAAGTACGTCGTGGGCAAGGACGGGCAGGTCCTCGCCGGCTTCCCCAGCAAGGTGACGCCGGAGAGCGACGAGCTGCGCAAGGCCATCGACGCCGCGCTCGCGCAGAAGTAG
- the uvrA gene encoding excinuclease ABC subunit UvrA, with protein sequence MHKTHLVGARTHNLKELSVDLAEGELVCITGVSGAGKSSLALDTLYAEGQRRFVESFSPYARQFLERLERPPMEALEPVAAGVAVDRRAPVKSSRSTVATLADVEPYLSALFTREAMPVCPTCGVEAVRTDARSAATALLRESPDAPALIAFPLRIPDTASFLDARARLLKDGFHRLVVQGEVRELESLKPSEATDSAGVARVLVDRVKLSQSQLSRVTQAVEDAWNRAEGEAVVWVAGGEAKRVRRGLVCPKCAREFEAARPGLFSYQSPVGACAACRGFGRTIGIDWDKVTPNPALSLAEGAIRPWSGASTEWERGMLQRWCREKGIPMDKPWSSLTNAQRESVLEGAGDYDEGRQYPGVRAWFRWMESRTYKMHVRVLLARYRAYSLCESCGGARLNEQARAYRVGGLDLPGWHGLELTEAVSRLEALRPTTGQGELARRELSARLRYLRRVGLGYLTLDRQARTLSGGEAQRVSLTAALGTSLTGSLFVLDEPTVGLHPGDVPPLTEAIAELAERGNIALVIEHDPLVIRSAHRVLELGPGAGREGGRLCFDGTPEALAKRDDLPTGRLLAGTGEVRRTPRKRTGSLEIRGAREHNLKALSVSVPLGVLCAVTGPSGSGKSTLVDEVIYRHLARRLGVKDVEAPGAVDALEGADEVKSITFVDQSPLGRTSRGNAATYTKAWDKLRELFASEPDAEVRGLTPAHFSFNVDKGRCEACSGEGYETVEMQFLADVALLCAVCRGRRFKEEVLAVRHQGFSVAQVLEMTVEEVLQHFGKDAALQRTLGPVARLGLGYLPLGQPLSTLSGGEAQRLKLARALASESKDALFIIDEPSAGLHAEDVRHVIDALHALVDRGASVLVVDHDVSVMKASDWMVDLGPVGGRDGGRLVAEGTPSDVARGKGATAEALRGERRAQARPSKPRKAVKEAAPAIEVAHAREHNLQDVSCKIPLGKLTVVTGPSGSGKSSLAFDVVFAEGQRRFLESLSPYARQFLPTMPRPDVERVSSIPPSVALEQRTSRAGGTSTVATVTEVAHYLRLLFAKLGEPHCPKDDTPITSMSPELLFAQLQAMKGEGTVLAPAVRARKGTYLDVFTAAARAGITQAIVDGALASTDDPPRLAKTREHDIDLVMFEGKLSKLPRDLFDKALGWGQGALKIRAGKGETLLSTERTCPRCGTAVPELDPRWFSFNTKQGRCDSCEGTGVQGGPTAQAEGETAPCKACGGSRLDPVPRGVRLEGARYHEVVRQSVASALARVKGWKFKGDRALLGEPSRQELLRRMEFLERVGLGYLSLDRNAGTLSGGEMQRLRLSAQLGAGLTGAMYVLDEPTIGLHPRDTHRLLDNLRALVNTGSTVLVVEHDSDTIRAADHLLDLGPTGGRGGGRILAEGPPDVVLQGDSPTAHALRESQVRPPSGRGVPQKWIELKGARANNLKRVDLRLPVGRLNVVSGVSGSGKSTLVRQVLYPALREALELVSSKPGPFDSLRGVESVKRVMSVDQSPIGRTPRSVPATFLGIWDELRRAFAATPEAKIRGFSAARFSFNTASGGRCTTCEGQGSISHEMSFLPDVVTPCEACGGARFDAATLEIRYHGLSVGDVLRLSADEAKDVFKALPKVAAPLQCLSDLGVGYLQLGQGSNTLSGGEAQRLKLASELTASSRHEATLYVLDEPTTGLHLGDVEKLITFMGRLVDRGDTLVVIEHHPSVIGAADHVVELGPEGGDDGGLIVAEGTPREVAKVKSATGRVLRSLFTSEEPASSRRGSGGSR encoded by the coding sequence ATGCACAAGACCCACCTCGTAGGCGCCCGCACGCACAACCTGAAGGAACTCTCCGTCGACCTGGCCGAGGGGGAGCTGGTCTGCATCACCGGCGTCTCGGGGGCGGGCAAGTCGAGCCTGGCGCTCGACACGCTGTACGCCGAGGGACAGCGGCGCTTCGTGGAGAGCTTCAGCCCGTATGCCCGGCAGTTCCTGGAGCGGCTGGAGAGGCCGCCCATGGAGGCGCTGGAGCCCGTGGCCGCGGGCGTGGCGGTGGACCGGCGCGCGCCGGTGAAGAGCTCCCGCTCGACGGTGGCCACGCTGGCGGACGTGGAGCCGTACCTGTCCGCGCTCTTCACGCGCGAGGCGATGCCGGTGTGTCCGACGTGTGGCGTGGAGGCGGTGCGCACGGATGCGCGCTCCGCGGCGACGGCGCTCTTGCGCGAGTCCCCGGATGCCCCGGCCCTCATCGCGTTCCCGCTGCGCATTCCGGACACGGCGTCGTTCCTGGATGCGCGCGCGCGGCTGCTGAAGGACGGCTTCCACCGGCTGGTGGTGCAGGGCGAGGTGCGGGAGCTGGAGTCGCTCAAGCCCTCGGAGGCGACGGACTCGGCGGGTGTGGCGCGGGTGCTGGTGGACCGGGTGAAGCTGTCGCAGTCGCAGCTCTCGCGCGTGACGCAGGCGGTGGAGGACGCGTGGAACCGCGCGGAGGGCGAGGCCGTGGTGTGGGTCGCCGGCGGCGAGGCGAAGCGCGTGCGCCGGGGCCTGGTGTGTCCCAAGTGTGCGCGGGAGTTCGAGGCCGCGCGTCCCGGGTTGTTCAGCTACCAGTCACCCGTGGGCGCGTGCGCGGCGTGCCGGGGCTTTGGCCGCACCATCGGCATCGACTGGGACAAGGTGACGCCCAACCCGGCGTTGAGCCTGGCGGAGGGGGCCATCCGCCCCTGGTCCGGTGCGTCGACGGAGTGGGAGCGGGGCATGCTCCAGCGCTGGTGCCGCGAGAAGGGCATCCCCATGGACAAGCCCTGGTCCTCGCTGACGAACGCGCAGCGTGAGTCGGTGCTGGAGGGCGCGGGAGACTATGACGAGGGTCGCCAGTATCCGGGCGTGCGCGCGTGGTTCCGGTGGATGGAGAGCCGCACGTACAAGATGCACGTGCGCGTGCTGCTGGCGCGCTACCGCGCGTATTCGCTGTGCGAGAGCTGTGGAGGCGCGCGACTCAATGAGCAGGCTCGCGCGTATCGCGTGGGCGGGCTGGACCTGCCGGGGTGGCACGGGCTGGAGCTGACGGAGGCGGTGTCCCGGCTGGAGGCGCTGCGCCCGACGACGGGGCAGGGCGAGCTGGCGCGGCGGGAGCTGTCCGCGCGCCTGCGCTACCTGCGTCGCGTGGGCCTGGGCTACCTCACGTTGGACCGTCAGGCGCGCACGCTGTCTGGAGGCGAGGCGCAGCGCGTGTCGCTGACGGCGGCGCTGGGCACGTCGCTGACGGGCTCGCTGTTCGTGTTGGATGAGCCCACCGTGGGCCTCCACCCGGGGGATGTGCCGCCGCTGACGGAGGCCATCGCCGAGCTGGCCGAGCGCGGCAACATCGCGCTGGTGATTGAGCATGACCCGCTGGTCATCCGCTCCGCGCATCGCGTGCTGGAGCTGGGGCCGGGAGCGGGGCGGGAGGGTGGCCGGCTGTGCTTCGACGGCACGCCCGAGGCGCTCGCGAAGCGCGATGACCTGCCCACCGGGCGGCTCCTCGCGGGGACGGGCGAGGTGCGGCGGACGCCGCGCAAGCGCACGGGCTCGCTGGAGATTCGCGGGGCGCGCGAGCACAACCTGAAGGCGCTGTCGGTGAGTGTGCCGCTGGGCGTGCTGTGCGCGGTGACGGGGCCGAGTGGCTCCGGCAAGAGCACGCTGGTGGATGAGGTCATCTACCGGCACCTGGCTCGGCGGCTGGGCGTGAAGGACGTGGAGGCCCCGGGCGCGGTGGACGCGCTGGAGGGCGCGGACGAGGTGAAGTCCATCACCTTCGTGGACCAGTCTCCGCTGGGGCGCACATCGCGCGGCAACGCGGCCACGTACACGAAGGCGTGGGACAAGCTGCGAGAGCTCTTCGCCTCGGAGCCGGACGCGGAGGTGCGCGGACTCACGCCAGCCCACTTCTCCTTCAACGTGGACAAGGGCCGCTGCGAGGCGTGCTCGGGCGAGGGCTACGAGACGGTGGAGATGCAGTTCCTCGCGGACGTGGCCCTGCTGTGCGCGGTGTGCAGGGGGCGGCGCTTCAAGGAAGAGGTGCTCGCCGTCCGTCACCAGGGCTTCAGCGTGGCGCAGGTGCTGGAGATGACGGTGGAGGAGGTGCTCCAGCACTTCGGGAAGGACGCCGCGCTTCAGCGCACGCTGGGGCCCGTGGCTCGACTGGGCCTGGGCTATCTGCCCCTGGGGCAGCCGCTGTCCACGCTGTCCGGCGGTGAGGCGCAGCGGTTGAAGCTGGCGCGAGCGTTGGCCAGTGAGTCGAAGGACGCGCTGTTCATCATCGACGAGCCGAGCGCGGGCCTGCATGCGGAGGACGTGCGCCACGTCATCGACGCGCTGCACGCGTTGGTGGACCGAGGGGCCAGTGTCCTCGTGGTCGACCACGACGTGTCGGTGATGAAGGCGTCGGATTGGATGGTCGACCTGGGGCCCGTGGGTGGGCGCGACGGTGGACGGCTGGTGGCCGAGGGGACGCCTTCGGATGTGGCTCGAGGGAAGGGGGCGACGGCGGAGGCGCTCCGAGGTGAGCGTCGCGCGCAGGCGCGTCCGTCGAAGCCGCGCAAGGCCGTGAAGGAGGCGGCGCCCGCCATCGAGGTGGCGCACGCTCGCGAGCACAACCTCCAGGACGTGTCCTGCAAGATTCCGCTGGGCAAGCTGACCGTCGTCACGGGGCCGAGTGGCTCGGGCAAGAGCTCGCTGGCATTCGACGTGGTGTTCGCGGAAGGGCAGCGGCGCTTCCTGGAGTCGCTCAGCCCGTATGCGCGCCAGTTCCTGCCGACGATGCCCCGGCCGGACGTGGAGCGCGTCAGCTCCATTCCCCCGTCCGTGGCGTTGGAGCAGCGCACCTCGCGCGCGGGTGGCACCAGCACGGTGGCCACCGTCACCGAGGTGGCCCACTACCTGCGCCTCCTGTTCGCCAAGCTGGGGGAGCCGCACTGCCCCAAGGACGACACGCCCATCACCTCCATGTCTCCGGAGCTGCTCTTCGCGCAGCTCCAGGCGATGAAGGGCGAGGGGACGGTGCTGGCTCCCGCGGTGAGGGCGCGCAAGGGCACCTACCTGGATGTCTTCACGGCGGCGGCGCGTGCCGGCATCACCCAGGCGATTGTCGATGGAGCGCTCGCCTCCACGGATGACCCACCGCGCCTGGCGAAGACGCGTGAGCACGACATCGACCTGGTCATGTTCGAGGGCAAGCTCTCGAAGCTGCCGCGAGACTTGTTCGACAAGGCGCTCGGCTGGGGACAGGGGGCGCTGAAGATTCGCGCCGGGAAGGGCGAGACGCTGCTGTCCACCGAGCGCACCTGCCCTCGGTGCGGCACCGCCGTGCCGGAGCTGGACCCTCGCTGGTTCTCCTTCAACACGAAGCAGGGCCGCTGCGACTCGTGCGAGGGCACGGGCGTGCAGGGTGGCCCCACCGCGCAGGCCGAGGGCGAGACGGCGCCGTGCAAGGCGTGTGGTGGAAGCCGGTTGGACCCGGTGCCGCGCGGGGTGCGGTTGGAGGGGGCTCGCTACCACGAGGTGGTGCGGCAGTCCGTGGCCTCCGCGCTCGCGCGGGTGAAGGGCTGGAAGTTCAAGGGTGACCGCGCGCTCTTGGGCGAGCCTTCTCGTCAGGAATTGCTGCGGCGCATGGAGTTCCTCGAGCGCGTGGGCCTGGGCTACCTGTCCCTGGACCGCAACGCGGGCACGCTGTCGGGCGGAGAGATGCAGCGACTGCGGTTGTCGGCGCAGTTGGGCGCGGGCCTCACGGGTGCGATGTACGTGCTCGATGAGCCCACGATTGGTCTGCACCCTCGCGACACGCACCGGCTCCTGGACAACCTGCGCGCGCTGGTGAACACGGGCTCCACGGTGCTCGTGGTGGAGCACGACTCGGACACCATTCGCGCGGCGGACCACCTGCTGGACCTCGGGCCCACGGGTGGACGCGGTGGTGGCCGCATCCTGGCGGAAGGGCCTCCGGACGTGGTGCTCCAGGGTGACTCGCCCACGGCGCATGCGCTGCGCGAGTCACAGGTGCGGCCTCCCTCCGGACGCGGTGTGCCCCAGAAGTGGATTGAGCTGAAGGGCGCGCGAGCGAACAACCTCAAGCGCGTGGACCTGCGGCTCCCGGTGGGCCGGCTCAACGTCGTCAGTGGTGTCTCCGGCTCGGGCAAGAGCACGCTGGTGCGGCAGGTGCTGTACCCGGCGCTGCGCGAGGCGCTGGAGCTGGTGTCCTCGAAGCCCGGTCCGTTCGACTCGCTGCGGGGCGTGGAGTCGGTGAAGCGGGTGATGTCCGTGGACCAGTCGCCCATCGGGCGCACGCCGCGCTCGGTGCCCGCGACGTTCCTGGGCATCTGGGATGAGCTGCGGCGCGCCTTCGCCGCGACGCCCGAGGCGAAGATTCGCGGCTTCTCCGCCGCGCGCTTCTCCTTCAACACGGCCAGCGGCGGACGGTGCACCACCTGCGAGGGACAGGGCTCCATCTCCCACGAGATGTCCTTCCTCCCCGACGTCGTGACGCCTTGCGAGGCTTGCGGTGGGGCTCGCTTCGACGCGGCCACGCTCGAGATTCGCTATCACGGCCTGTCCGTCGGCGACGTGCTCCGCCTGTCCGCAGATGAAGCCAAGGACGTCTTCAAGGCCCTGCCCAAGGTGGCCGCGCCGCTTCAGTGTCTCTCCGACCTGGGCGTGGGGTACCTCCAGCTCGGACAGGGCTCCAACACGCTGTCCGGCGGCGAGGCGCAGCGCTTGAAGCTGGCGTCCGAGCTGACGGCTTCCTCGCGGCATGAGGCCACGCTCTACGTGCTCGATGAGCCCACCACCGGGTTGCATCTGGGGGACGTGGAGAAGCTCATCACGTTCATGGGCCGGCTCGTGGACCGGGGCGACACGCTGGTGGTCATCGAGCACCACCCGTCGGTCATCGGCGCGGCGGACCATGTGGTGGAGCTGGGGCCCGAGGGAGGAGACGACGGCGGCCTCATCGTCGCGGAGGGCACGCCTCGCGAGGTGGCGAAGGTGAAGTCCGCCACTGGCCGGGTGCTCCGCTCGCTCTTCACGAGCGAGGAGCCCGCGTCATCGCGCCGAGGCTCGGGTGGCTCCCGGTGA
- a CDS encoding chemotaxis protein — MSRLRQRVGCLLLLAVLGGCSVATPRSELVRRVGRSDLSVDALRTRVRDMARRFSGLLEVSADDIATRSGSASVREAMTTFKINAVPAMQGALLQPDPVAALVDAWALLAQLELALPQFAERAGASRDATDEATRMVHQQEDEIEALWRDVSGQEDVSATRARVHEWAAQNPLVGPLVTRVSTVPLLADISSLSGVNLRGTAAVLEDEVRDLTTRVDLYAASLPRQARWQAESLAQEAWQALPAREVLRDLERAVEALDQFGALAAGTSALVARERNAVLGALSTERESLQRFLDAERQALMVDVRGERQAVLSALHSERVEGLQQGERIGYGLVDHAFQRASGLVDRVFLWLLALMVLGLVGALLIAALLTRAWKRRSSG, encoded by the coding sequence ATGTCCCGCCTCCGCCAACGCGTGGGTTGCTTGCTGCTTCTTGCCGTCCTGGGCGGCTGTTCCGTCGCGACGCCGCGTTCCGAGTTGGTGCGGCGCGTGGGCCGCTCGGACCTGTCCGTCGATGCGCTGCGCACCCGCGTGCGAGACATGGCCCGCCGCTTCTCGGGGCTCTTGGAAGTCTCCGCGGATGACATCGCCACGCGCTCGGGCTCGGCCTCGGTACGCGAGGCGATGACCACGTTCAAAATCAATGCGGTGCCCGCGATGCAAGGCGCCCTGCTCCAACCCGACCCCGTGGCGGCGCTGGTGGATGCATGGGCGCTGCTCGCGCAGCTCGAGCTCGCCCTCCCCCAGTTTGCCGAGCGTGCCGGCGCATCCCGCGACGCGACGGACGAAGCCACGCGCATGGTCCATCAGCAGGAAGACGAGATAGAGGCGCTCTGGCGGGATGTGTCCGGCCAGGAGGACGTGTCCGCCACCCGGGCGCGTGTCCACGAGTGGGCCGCGCAGAATCCCCTCGTGGGACCGCTCGTCACGCGCGTGTCCACGGTGCCGCTGCTCGCGGACATCTCCTCGCTCTCCGGCGTCAACCTGAGAGGCACCGCGGCGGTGCTCGAGGATGAGGTGCGGGACTTGACCACGCGCGTGGACCTCTACGCGGCCTCACTGCCACGGCAGGCCCGGTGGCAGGCGGAGTCCTTGGCTCAAGAAGCCTGGCAGGCGCTCCCCGCGCGAGAAGTCCTGCGCGACCTCGAGCGCGCCGTGGAGGCGCTGGACCAGTTCGGAGCGCTGGCGGCGGGCACGTCCGCGCTGGTGGCACGGGAGCGGAACGCGGTGCTGGGCGCGTTGAGCACGGAGAGAGAGTCGCTCCAGCGCTTCCTCGATGCGGAGCGGCAGGCGCTGATGGTGGACGTGCGCGGCGAGCGCCAGGCGGTGCTCTCGGCGCTTCATTCCGAACGCGTGGAAGGGCTCCAGCAGGGCGAGCGAATCGGCTACGGCCTGGTGGACCACGCCTTCCAGCGCGCCTCGGGTCTGGTGGACCGCGTCTTCCTGTGGCTGCTCGCGCTGATGGTGCTGGGCCTCGTGGGAGCACTCCTCATCGCGGCCCTGCTCACGCGTGCGTGGAAGCGCCGGTCATCCGGCTGA
- a CDS encoding DUF2378 family protein, producing MERVGSKDAMRESWRAPPLPVQVSRRNFEGLFVHSLKPSGAFAQSLRDIGYDAEVFQEYYPLTVWRAALGVARRFACVGQPLEEANRALGLRYVEGFAQTLVGRIFATAAPLLGTERCLGRLPMYLRAGREDMRMGVEAMGLRDWRVRVVDGDPLPDFVAGVVEGVLRYTRVDARVEVLERQSSGYLLRVWWGEE from the coding sequence ATGGAAAGGGTTGGCTCGAAGGACGCGATGCGTGAGTCGTGGCGGGCTCCGCCCCTGCCGGTGCAGGTATCCCGGCGCAACTTCGAGGGATTGTTTGTCCATTCGCTCAAGCCGTCGGGGGCGTTTGCCCAATCCTTGCGAGACATTGGCTACGACGCGGAGGTCTTCCAGGAGTACTACCCGCTGACGGTGTGGCGCGCCGCGCTGGGCGTGGCCCGACGCTTTGCTTGCGTGGGACAACCCCTGGAGGAGGCCAACCGCGCACTGGGCCTTCGCTATGTGGAGGGTTTCGCGCAGACGCTGGTGGGGCGCATCTTCGCCACCGCCGCGCCCCTGCTGGGGACGGAGCGGTGCCTGGGGCGGCTGCCCATGTACCTGCGGGCCGGGCGCGAGGACATGCGGATGGGCGTGGAGGCGATGGGGCTGCGCGACTGGCGGGTGCGGGTGGTGGACGGAGACCCGTTGCCGGACTTCGTCGCGGGCGTGGTGGAGGGCGTGCTGCGCTACACCCGGGTGGACGCTCGGGTGGAGGTGCTGGAGCGGCAGTCCTCGGGGTACCTGCTGCGGGTGTGGTGGGGCGAGGAGTGA
- a CDS encoding S1C family serine protease: protein MAERSDRSPPRDALVQASPSLVLLEVDGRSASGFIATDQGHLVTSLHVVAGARHIHAVMADGTRAQVDHIAAMDDRRDLAVLRLPSPPPAPPLDVSPVSLPGEGDTVYVLRAMAGPAPEIRSQEVRAVQVLGDWLTLLELTRTLPDDASGSPVLDMRGAVVGVATAALANGRALGLVIPTRYVAPLLRTSSSAPLSVLEAPRRRAGRVRQVPQHPLSLLEGATSDALESIATTLGHAINTGAPAYNRGDVDGCYRLYARTAERLIDSCEAFPGAQHALRDGLRRCEGLPDSDDRAWALRDTFDGLLDVIGRWLQVQPEPARAARPVTPPPKRYLN from the coding sequence ATGGCCGAGCGCAGCGACAGGTCTCCGCCCCGTGACGCCTTGGTCCAGGCCTCACCTTCGCTGGTGCTGCTGGAAGTGGATGGTCGCTCCGCCTCGGGCTTCATCGCCACGGACCAGGGCCACCTCGTCACCAGCCTTCACGTGGTGGCCGGTGCGCGCCACATCCACGCGGTGATGGCGGACGGGACCCGAGCGCAGGTGGACCACATCGCCGCCATGGATGACCGCCGGGACCTGGCCGTCCTCCGACTCCCTTCTCCTCCGCCCGCGCCTCCGCTGGACGTGTCGCCCGTCTCCCTGCCAGGCGAGGGGGATACCGTCTACGTCCTGCGAGCCATGGCCGGCCCCGCACCGGAAATCCGCTCGCAAGAAGTGCGGGCGGTGCAGGTGCTCGGCGATTGGCTCACCTTGCTGGAGCTGACACGGACGCTGCCGGACGACGCCTCCGGAAGCCCCGTGCTGGACATGCGCGGCGCGGTGGTGGGCGTGGCCACGGCGGCCCTGGCCAACGGCCGCGCCCTGGGGCTCGTCATCCCGACCCGCTATGTCGCCCCGCTGCTGCGCACCTCCTCGAGCGCCCCCCTCTCCGTCCTGGAGGCCCCGCGCCGCCGGGCCGGACGCGTGCGCCAGGTGCCCCAACATCCGCTGAGCCTCCTGGAGGGCGCCACGTCGGACGCGCTGGAGTCCATCGCCACCACGCTGGGCCACGCCATCAACACGGGCGCACCGGCCTACAACCGAGGCGACGTGGATGGCTGTTACCGCCTCTATGCCCGGACCGCCGAGCGGCTCATCGACTCGTGTGAGGCCTTCCCCGGCGCGCAACACGCGCTGCGCGATGGACTGCGCCGCTGTGAAGGACTGCCCGACTCCGACGACCGCGCGTGGGCGCTGCGCGACACCTTCGACGGCCTCCTGGACGTCATCGGCCGCTGGCTCCAGGTCCAACCCGAGCCCGCGCGCGCCGCCCGGCCCGTGACGCCGCCGCCCAAGCGCTACCTCAACTGA
- a CDS encoding DUF5996 family protein, with product MAIASTPGLGTKEEAWPALSFMEWKDTLATLHRYTQVLGKVRLALTPPENHWWNVSFRVTSRGLSTMLIPYGNGSFEVDFDFLANELRFLTSRGDVRVMELTARPVAEFYRDVMATLRSLGIEVSIWDRPVEIPDDTTRFSEDEHHSIYVPEQARRFWRALLQANIVLKEFRARFTGKCSPVQFFWGSFDLAVTRFGGRPAPVRPGADAVTAEAYCEEVCSAGFWPGTEALGGASFYCYAAPEPPGFSSAQVEPASGGYSQDLKEFLLPYEAVRRASNPRAFLLDFLQTTYDACADLGKWDRDRLERPLILPDSVKASHSVSPEGSPAGASP from the coding sequence ATGGCCATCGCGTCGACACCTGGACTCGGAACGAAGGAGGAGGCGTGGCCCGCGCTCTCCTTCATGGAGTGGAAGGACACCCTCGCCACGCTGCACCGGTACACCCAGGTGCTCGGCAAGGTGCGGCTGGCGCTGACGCCGCCGGAGAACCACTGGTGGAATGTGTCCTTCCGGGTGACGTCGAGGGGCCTGTCCACGATGCTCATCCCCTATGGGAACGGGAGCTTCGAGGTGGACTTCGACTTCCTCGCCAACGAGCTGCGCTTCCTGACGAGCCGTGGCGACGTGCGAGTCATGGAGCTGACGGCCCGGCCGGTGGCGGAGTTCTACCGGGATGTGATGGCCACGCTGCGCTCATTGGGCATCGAGGTGAGCATCTGGGACCGGCCGGTGGAGATTCCGGATGACACCACGCGCTTCAGCGAGGACGAGCACCACTCCATCTACGTCCCCGAGCAGGCCCGGCGCTTCTGGCGCGCGCTGCTGCAGGCGAACATCGTCCTGAAGGAGTTCCGCGCCCGCTTCACGGGCAAGTGCAGCCCGGTGCAGTTCTTCTGGGGGAGCTTCGACCTGGCGGTGACGCGCTTCGGAGGCAGGCCCGCGCCGGTGCGTCCGGGCGCGGACGCGGTGACGGCCGAGGCGTACTGCGAGGAGGTCTGTAGCGCGGGCTTCTGGCCCGGCACCGAGGCGCTCGGAGGCGCGTCCTTCTACTGCTACGCGGCCCCGGAGCCGCCGGGCTTCTCCTCTGCGCAAGTGGAGCCCGCATCGGGGGGCTACTCCCAGGACCTCAAGGAGTTCCTCCTGCCCTACGAAGCCGTGCGGCGCGCGAGCAACCCGAGGGCCTTCCTGCTCGACTTCCTGCAGACGACGTATGACGCCTGCGCGGACCTGGGGAAGTGGGACCGTGACCGGCTGGAGCGCCCGCTCATCCTCCCCGACAGTGTGAAGGCGTCACACTCGGTCTCTCCCGAAGGCTCTCCCGCTGGCGCGAGCCCGTAG